A region from the Streptomyces sp. 3214.6 genome encodes:
- a CDS encoding acyl-CoA reductase, which translates to MRPTTTAADPVAVAHVIRGEVDAGPHTTHGRADTAFTAPALDLDRLVWPRTEPGPAFHVPVAEIVDLLVETGEALRADREGLLAEALDRMVRVSPLPAEVLERAYAVLWRTFQRPGLYAQIDHELGGADVLDGWREVRLPEGRTAATRAFPPRLVHIIAGNAPGVAAMSVVRGALTKGVNLLKLPSNDLFTATAILRTMAGVAPGHPVVRSFSAVYWRGGDETVESVLFRPQFFDKLVAWGGEATIRGALKYVGPGLELVSFDPKTSISLIGREAFGSPQSLALAADAGAVDATFFNQQACVASRFQFVEGTEEDADRYAALLCERLGTAREFSSADGPKVPGELREEIDVLRSLMPDYRVWGGYEGRGLVIRSPEPVDFHPDGKIVNVVPVAALSEAVTHAGVATQTVGVYPDARKAELRDALACAGVQRVVSLGRAGGMPPGLSHDGFYPLQRLMRWVNDE; encoded by the coding sequence ATGAGGCCCACGACAACGGCAGCGGACCCAGTGGCGGTCGCCCATGTGATCCGCGGCGAGGTCGACGCCGGTCCGCACACCACCCACGGCCGCGCGGACACCGCCTTCACCGCACCCGCGCTCGACCTGGACCGCCTCGTGTGGCCCCGCACCGAACCCGGCCCCGCCTTCCATGTGCCCGTCGCGGAGATCGTCGACCTGCTGGTGGAGACCGGCGAGGCCCTCAGAGCGGACCGCGAGGGCCTGCTCGCCGAAGCCCTGGACCGCATGGTCCGGGTCAGCCCGCTCCCCGCGGAGGTGCTGGAGCGCGCCTACGCCGTGCTGTGGCGCACCTTCCAGCGCCCCGGCCTGTACGCGCAGATCGACCACGAACTCGGTGGCGCGGACGTGCTCGACGGCTGGCGCGAGGTGCGGCTGCCCGAGGGCCGTACCGCGGCGACCCGTGCGTTCCCGCCCCGTCTCGTGCACATCATCGCCGGCAACGCCCCCGGCGTCGCCGCGATGTCCGTCGTGCGCGGAGCCCTCACCAAGGGCGTCAACCTGCTGAAGCTGCCCTCCAACGACCTGTTCACGGCGACCGCGATCCTGCGCACGATGGCCGGCGTGGCCCCCGGCCACCCGGTGGTCCGCTCCTTCTCGGCGGTGTACTGGCGCGGCGGCGACGAGACGGTCGAGAGCGTCCTGTTCCGCCCGCAGTTCTTCGACAAGCTGGTCGCCTGGGGCGGCGAGGCCACCATCCGCGGGGCGCTGAAATACGTCGGTCCGGGGTTGGAGCTCGTCTCCTTCGACCCCAAGACCTCCATCTCGCTGATCGGCCGCGAGGCCTTCGGCTCGCCGCAGTCGCTGGCACTGGCAGCCGACGCGGGCGCCGTGGACGCCACGTTCTTCAACCAGCAGGCGTGCGTGGCCAGCCGCTTCCAGTTCGTCGAAGGCACCGAGGAGGACGCCGACCGCTACGCCGCGCTGCTGTGCGAACGCCTGGGAACAGCACGGGAGTTCAGCTCGGCCGACGGCCCGAAGGTCCCCGGGGAGCTCCGTGAGGAGATCGACGTCCTGCGGTCGTTGATGCCCGACTACCGGGTGTGGGGCGGCTACGAGGGGCGAGGCCTGGTCATCCGCTCCCCGGAGCCGGTGGACTTCCACCCCGACGGGAAGATCGTCAACGTCGTCCCGGTGGCCGCACTCTCCGAAGCCGTCACGCACGCCGGGGTGGCCACCCAGACGGTCGGCGTGTACCCCGACGCCCGCAAGGCGGAACTGCGCGACGCCCTCGCCTGCGCCGGCGTACAACGTGTGGTCTCCCTCGGCAGAGCCGGCGGCATGCCGCCGGGCCTCTCCCACGACGGCTTCTACCCCCTGCAACGGCTCATGCGCTGGGTGAACGACGAGTGA